A region of Micromonospora sp. WMMD882 DNA encodes the following proteins:
- a CDS encoding DNA-directed RNA polymerase subunit beta': MLDVNFFDELRIGLATADDIRQWSHGEVKKPETINYRTLKPEKDGLFCEKIFGPQRDWECYCGKYKRVRFKGIICERCGVEVTRSKVRRERMGHIELAAPVTHIWYFKGVPSRLGYLLDLAPKDLEKIIYFASYVVTSVDAEARHRDLSTIENEILAEKRQAENSRDSEIEKRAAKLEADLAELEAEGAKADVRRKVKEGGEREMRQIRDRAQREIDRLDEVLDTFRKLDSKQLVTDELLYRELRDRFGEYFTGGMGAEAIKALVQNMDLDAEAENLREIIRSGKGQRKIRALKRLKVVAAFLNTRNSPLGMVLDCVPVIPPDLRPMVQLDGGRFATSDLNDLYRRVINRNNRLKRLIDLGAPEIIVNNEKRMLQEAVDALFDNGRRGRPVTGPGNRPLKSLSDMLKGKQGRFRQNLLGKRVDYSGRSVIVVGPKLKLHQCGLPKQMALELFKPFVMKRLVDLNHAQNIKSAKRMVERQRPVVWDVLEEVIGEHPVLLNRAPTLHRLGIQAFEPQLVEGKAIQIHPLVCTAFNADFDGDQMAVHVPLSAEAQAEARILMLSSNNILKPADGKPVTMPTQDMIIGLYHLTHFTPGGKGEGRTFSSDAEARMAFDNGELHLQSPVRIRLRGITGIDNGAGAEPWVAPEGWVEGEPLIVDTTLGRVLFNETMPVGYRFVNYEVRKGQLSAIVNDLAERFPKVALAATLDGLKEAGFHWATWSGVTIGMEDVVTPPSKQEILSRYEKEADRIDKQYQRGLMTGEERRGELIEIWTKATNEVAKNLETSLPRENPLWKMIHSGARGNLLQLRQIAAIRGLVANPKGEIIPRPIKSSYREGLSVLEYFISTHGARKGLADTALRTADSGYLTRRLVDVSQDVIIREEDCGTDRAIPMQVGQRLDGTLVVHEHAETGVHARTLADDIKGPDGTVVVERGADLNSILVDRIVAAGVETVRVRSVLTCESKLGVCGACYGRSLPTGKTVDIGEAVGIIAAQSIGEPGTQLTMRTFHTGGVAGEDITQGLPRVTEIFEARIPKGKAPIADTPGRIRIEDGERSRKIIVIPDDGSDEIVYDKISKRVRLRPGVHDGGHVEVGEKLTEGTIDPHELLRILGPRAVQVHLTQEVQEVYRSQGVLIHDKHIEIIIRQMLKRVTVIDSGSTEFLPGVLVDRALFESENRRLVGEGGEPAAGRPVLMGITKASLATDSWLSAASFQETTRVLTDAAIHARSDSLIGLKENVIIGKLIPAGTGISKYRNVRVEPTEEAKAKVYSMTGYPETDYGFGPASGQAVPLDDFDFGSYR; encoded by the coding sequence TGCGAGCGCTGCGGCGTCGAGGTGACCCGCTCCAAGGTTCGCCGGGAGCGGATGGGTCACATCGAGCTGGCCGCTCCGGTGACCCACATCTGGTACTTCAAGGGCGTGCCGAGCCGGCTGGGCTACCTGCTGGACCTCGCCCCGAAGGACCTCGAAAAGATCATCTACTTCGCCTCGTACGTCGTGACGAGCGTGGACGCCGAAGCGCGTCACCGCGACCTCTCGACCATCGAGAACGAGATCCTGGCCGAGAAGCGGCAGGCCGAGAACAGCCGCGACTCGGAGATCGAGAAGCGGGCCGCCAAGCTGGAGGCCGACCTGGCCGAGCTGGAGGCCGAGGGCGCGAAGGCGGACGTCCGGCGCAAGGTCAAGGAGGGCGGAGAGCGCGAGATGCGCCAGATCCGCGACCGGGCCCAGCGCGAGATCGACCGCCTGGACGAGGTGCTGGACACCTTCCGCAAGCTGGACTCGAAGCAGCTCGTCACCGACGAGCTCCTCTACCGTGAGCTGCGGGACCGGTTCGGTGAGTACTTCACCGGCGGCATGGGCGCCGAGGCGATCAAGGCCCTGGTGCAGAACATGGACCTCGACGCCGAGGCGGAGAACCTCCGCGAGATCATCCGCTCCGGCAAGGGCCAGCGGAAGATCCGGGCGCTGAAGCGGCTGAAGGTCGTCGCGGCGTTCCTCAACACCCGCAACTCGCCGCTGGGCATGGTGCTGGACTGCGTCCCGGTCATCCCGCCGGACCTGCGCCCGATGGTGCAGCTCGACGGTGGCCGCTTCGCGACCTCCGACCTGAACGACCTGTACCGGCGGGTGATCAACCGGAACAACCGCCTCAAGCGGCTGATCGACCTCGGCGCGCCCGAGATCATCGTCAACAACGAGAAGCGGATGCTCCAGGAGGCCGTCGACGCGCTGTTCGACAACGGCCGTCGGGGTCGTCCGGTCACCGGCCCGGGCAACCGGCCGCTGAAGTCGCTGTCCGACATGCTCAAGGGCAAGCAGGGCCGGTTCCGGCAGAACCTGCTCGGCAAGCGGGTCGACTACTCCGGTCGTTCCGTCATCGTCGTCGGCCCGAAGCTCAAGCTGCACCAGTGCGGCCTGCCCAAGCAGATGGCGCTGGAGCTGTTCAAGCCGTTCGTGATGAAGCGGTTGGTCGACCTCAACCACGCGCAGAACATCAAGTCCGCCAAGCGGATGGTCGAGCGGCAGCGGCCGGTCGTGTGGGACGTGCTGGAAGAGGTCATCGGCGAGCACCCGGTGCTGCTCAACCGGGCGCCCACCCTGCACCGACTGGGCATCCAGGCGTTCGAGCCGCAGCTCGTCGAGGGCAAGGCCATCCAGATCCACCCGCTGGTCTGCACGGCGTTCAACGCCGACTTCGACGGTGACCAGATGGCGGTGCACGTGCCGCTGTCCGCCGAGGCCCAGGCCGAGGCGCGGATCCTGATGCTGTCGTCGAACAACATCCTCAAGCCGGCCGACGGCAAGCCGGTGACCATGCCCACCCAGGACATGATCATCGGTCTGTACCACCTCACCCACTTCACCCCGGGCGGCAAGGGCGAGGGCCGGACCTTCAGCTCCGACGCCGAGGCGCGGATGGCGTTCGACAACGGCGAGCTGCACCTGCAGTCGCCGGTGCGGATCCGGCTGCGTGGCATCACCGGCATCGACAACGGCGCCGGGGCCGAGCCGTGGGTCGCCCCGGAGGGCTGGGTCGAGGGCGAGCCGCTGATCGTCGACACCACCCTCGGTCGGGTGCTGTTCAACGAGACCATGCCGGTGGGCTACCGCTTCGTGAACTACGAGGTGCGCAAGGGGCAGCTCTCCGCGATCGTCAACGACCTCGCCGAGCGGTTCCCGAAGGTGGCCCTGGCGGCCACCCTGGACGGGCTCAAGGAGGCCGGTTTCCACTGGGCCACCTGGTCCGGCGTCACCATCGGCATGGAGGACGTCGTCACCCCGCCGAGCAAGCAGGAGATCCTGTCCCGGTACGAGAAGGAAGCCGACCGGATCGACAAGCAGTACCAGCGGGGCCTGATGACCGGTGAGGAGCGCCGCGGCGAGCTCATCGAGATCTGGACGAAGGCCACCAACGAGGTCGCCAAGAACCTGGAGACCTCGCTGCCCCGCGAGAACCCGCTGTGGAAGATGATCCACTCGGGGGCCCGCGGTAACCTGCTCCAGCTCCGGCAGATCGCCGCGATCCGTGGTCTGGTGGCCAACCCCAAGGGCGAGATCATCCCGCGACCGATCAAGTCGAGCTACCGGGAGGGTCTGTCCGTGCTGGAGTACTTCATCTCCACGCACGGCGCGCGGAAGGGTCTGGCGGACACCGCGCTGCGGACCGCCGACTCGGGTTACCTGACCCGGCGTCTGGTGGACGTGTCGCAGGACGTCATCATCCGCGAGGAGGACTGCGGCACCGACCGGGCCATCCCGATGCAGGTGGGCCAGCGGCTCGACGGCACCCTGGTGGTGCACGAGCACGCCGAGACCGGCGTGCACGCCCGTACCCTGGCCGACGACATCAAGGGGCCGGACGGCACCGTCGTCGTCGAGCGGGGCGCGGACCTGAACTCCATCCTGGTCGACCGGATCGTCGCGGCCGGGGTGGAGACGGTCCGGGTGCGCAGCGTGCTGACCTGCGAGTCGAAGCTCGGCGTCTGCGGCGCGTGCTACGGCCGGTCGCTGCCGACCGGCAAGACCGTGGACATCGGCGAGGCGGTCGGCATCATCGCCGCCCAGTCGATCGGCGAGCCGGGCACCCAGCTCACCATGCGTACCTTCCACACCGGTGGTGTCGCGGGTGAGGACATCACCCAGGGTCTGCCCCGGGTCACCGAGATCTTCGAGGCCCGGATCCCGAAGGGCAAGGCGCCCATCGCCGACACCCCCGGCCGGATCCGGATCGAGGACGGCGAGCGCTCGCGGAAGATCATCGTGATCCCGGACGACGGCAGCGACGAGATCGTCTACGACAAGATCTCGAAGCGGGTCCGGCTCCGGCCGGGCGTCCACGACGGCGGTCACGTCGAGGTCGGCGAGAAGCTCACCGAGGGCACCATCGACCCGCACGAGCTGCTGCGCATCCTCGGCCCGCGCGCGGTCCAGGTCCACCTGACCCAGGAGGTCCAGGAGGTCTACCGCTCGCAGGGTGTGCTCATCCACGACAAGCACATCGAGATCATCATTCGCCAGATGCTCAAGCGGGTGACGGTCATCGACTCCGGCTCGACCGAGTTCCTGCCGGGCGTGCTCGTCGACCGGGCGCTGTTCGAGTCGGAGAACCGCCGGCTCGTCGGCGAGGGCGGCGAGCCCGCCGCCGGTCGTCCGGTGCTGATGGGTATCACCAAGGCGTCGCTGGCCACCGACTCGTGGCTTTCGGCGGCCTCCTTCCAGGAGACCACCCGGGTGCTGACGGACGCGGCGATCCACGCCCGCAGCGACTCGCTGATCGGCCTGAAGGAGAACGTCATCATCGGTAAGCTCATCCCGGCCGGTACCGGTATCTCCAAGTACCGCAACGTCCGGGTCGAGCCGACCGAGGAGGCGAAGGCCAAGGTCTACTCGATGACCGGCTACCCGGAGACCGACTACGGCTTCGGGCCGGCCAGCGGCCAGGCGGTGCCGCTGGACGACTTCGACTTCGGGTCGTACCGCTGA
- the rpsL gene encoding 30S ribosomal protein S12 has product MPTIQQLVRKGRQAKTTKTKTPALKGSPQRRGVCTRVYTTTPKKPNSALRKVARVKLSSQIEVTAYIPGVGHNLQEHSIVLVRGGRVKDLPGVRYKIVRGSLDTQGVRNRKQARSRYGAKKEKS; this is encoded by the coding sequence GTGCCCACCATTCAGCAGTTGGTCCGAAAGGGCCGTCAGGCCAAGACGACCAAGACCAAGACCCCGGCGCTCAAGGGGTCTCCCCAGCGGCGCGGCGTGTGCACCCGCGTGTACACCACGACCCCGAAGAAGCCGAACTCGGCGCTGCGTAAGGTCGCTCGTGTCAAGCTCAGCAGCCAGATCGAGGTGACCGCCTACATCCCGGGCGTGGGTCACAACCTGCAGGAGCACTCGATCGTGCTCGTCCGTGGCGGCCGGGTGAAGGACCTCCCCGGCGTGCGTTACAAGATCGTTCGCGGTTCGCTCGACACCCAGGGTGTCCGTAACCGCAAGCAGGCGCGCAGCCGTTACGGCGCGAAGAAGGAGAAGAGCTGA
- the rpsG gene encoding 30S ribosomal protein S7: MPRKGPAPRRPLVADPVYNSPLVTQLVNKILLRGKRQLAERIVYAALEGCREKSGTDPVVTLKRAMDNVKPTLEVRSRRVGGATYQVPVEVRPARATTLGLRWLVTYSRARREKTMVERLMNELLDASNGLGAAVKRREDTHKMAESNKAFAHYRW; encoded by the coding sequence ATGCCGCGTAAGGGACCCGCTCCGCGGCGGCCGCTGGTCGCTGACCCGGTGTACAACTCGCCGCTGGTCACCCAGCTCGTGAACAAGATCCTGCTGCGCGGCAAGCGCCAGCTCGCCGAGCGCATCGTGTACGCGGCCCTGGAGGGCTGCCGCGAGAAGTCCGGCACCGACCCCGTCGTCACCCTCAAGCGGGCGATGGACAACGTCAAGCCCACCCTGGAGGTGCGCAGCCGCCGGGTCGGTGGCGCCACCTACCAGGTCCCGGTCGAGGTGCGCCCCGCGCGGGCGACCACCCTCGGGCTGCGCTGGCTGGTGACGTACTCCCGCGCCCGGCGCGAGAAGACCATGGTCGAGCGGCTCATGAACGAGCTGCTGGACGCCAGCAACGGCCTCGGCGCCGCCGTCAAGCGGCGTGAGGACACGCACAAGATGGCCGAGTCGAACAAGGCCTTCGCGCACTACCGCTGGTAA
- the fusA gene encoding elongation factor G produces MAAAADALANVRNIGIMAHIDAGKTTTTERILFYTGITYKIGEVHEGAAVMDWMEQEQERGITITSAATTCAWKGHTIQIIDTPGHVDFTVEVERNLRVLDGAVAVYDGVAGVEPQTENVWRQADKYNVPRMCFVNKLDRTGADFFRCVQMMVDRLNATPLVLQIPIGLEANHIGVVDLVGMRALTWRGETQKGEDYAVEEIPADLADSAAEWREKLMETLADVDDAVMEKYLEGEEISQEEIKAAIRRATIAGKANPVVCGSAFKNKGVQPMLDAVVDYLPSPLDIPAIEGVATDGETPLFRKPSNSEPFAALAFKIQTDKHLGKLTYVRLYSGTLESGSQVVNSTKDRKERIGKIYQMHANKRQERSSAQAGDIIAVQGLKQTTTGDTLCDPANPVILESMTFPEPVIEVAIEPKTKADQEKLSTAIQRLAEEDPTFRVKLDDQTGQTVISGMGELHLDILVDRMRREFNVEANIGKPQVAYRETIRRTVEKIEYTHKKQTGGSGQYARVIISVEPLPLGNDAPTYEFANAVTGGRIPREFIPSVDAGAQDAMQYGILAGFPLVGVKLTLVDGQYHEVDSSEMAFKIAGSMAMKEAARKADPALLEPMMAVEVTTPDENMGDVIGDLNSRRGIIQAMEERGGTRVVRALVPLSEMFGYVGDLRSKTQGRASYSMQFDSYAEVPASVAKEIIAKATGE; encoded by the coding sequence GTGGCCGCCGCAGCAGACGCGCTCGCCAACGTACGCAACATCGGCATCATGGCGCACATCGATGCCGGTAAGACCACGACCACCGAGCGGATCCTGTTCTACACCGGCATCACGTACAAGATCGGCGAGGTCCACGAGGGCGCCGCCGTCATGGACTGGATGGAGCAGGAGCAGGAGCGGGGGATCACCATCACCTCCGCGGCCACCACCTGTGCGTGGAAGGGCCACACGATCCAGATCATCGACACGCCCGGGCACGTCGACTTCACGGTCGAGGTCGAGCGGAACCTGCGCGTCCTGGACGGCGCGGTCGCGGTCTACGACGGCGTGGCCGGCGTGGAGCCGCAGACGGAGAACGTCTGGCGGCAGGCCGACAAGTACAACGTCCCCCGGATGTGCTTCGTCAACAAGCTCGACCGGACCGGCGCCGACTTCTTCCGTTGCGTGCAGATGATGGTCGACCGGCTCAACGCCACGCCGCTGGTGCTCCAGATCCCGATCGGGCTGGAGGCGAACCACATCGGCGTCGTCGACCTGGTCGGCATGCGCGCCCTGACCTGGCGTGGCGAGACCCAGAAGGGTGAGGACTACGCGGTCGAGGAGATCCCGGCCGACCTCGCCGACTCCGCCGCCGAGTGGCGCGAGAAGCTGATGGAGACCCTCGCCGACGTCGACGACGCGGTGATGGAGAAGTACCTGGAGGGCGAGGAGATCTCCCAGGAGGAGATCAAGGCCGCCATCCGTCGGGCCACCATCGCCGGCAAGGCCAACCCGGTCGTCTGCGGCTCCGCCTTCAAGAACAAGGGCGTCCAGCCGATGCTCGACGCGGTGGTGGACTACCTCCCGTCGCCGCTGGACATCCCGGCCATCGAGGGTGTCGCCACCGACGGCGAGACCCCGCTGTTCCGGAAGCCGTCGAACAGCGAGCCCTTCGCCGCGCTGGCCTTCAAGATCCAGACGGACAAGCACCTCGGCAAGCTGACCTACGTCCGTCTCTACTCCGGCACGCTGGAGTCCGGCTCCCAGGTGGTCAACTCCACCAAGGACCGCAAGGAGCGGATCGGCAAGATTTACCAGATGCACGCCAACAAGCGGCAGGAGCGCAGCTCCGCCCAGGCCGGCGACATCATCGCGGTGCAGGGTCTGAAGCAGACCACCACCGGTGACACCCTCTGCGACCCGGCGAACCCGGTCATCCTGGAGTCGATGACCTTCCCGGAGCCGGTCATCGAGGTCGCGATCGAGCCGAAGACCAAGGCCGACCAGGAGAAGCTCAGCACCGCCATCCAGCGGCTCGCCGAGGAGGACCCGACCTTCCGCGTGAAGCTGGACGACCAGACCGGTCAGACGGTCATCTCCGGCATGGGCGAGCTGCACCTGGACATCCTGGTCGACCGGATGCGCCGCGAGTTCAACGTCGAGGCGAACATCGGTAAGCCGCAGGTGGCGTACCGCGAGACGATCCGCCGTACGGTGGAGAAGATCGAGTACACCCACAAGAAGCAGACCGGTGGCTCCGGCCAGTACGCCCGGGTGATCATCAGCGTGGAGCCGCTGCCGCTCGGCAACGACGCCCCGACCTACGAGTTCGCCAACGCGGTGACCGGTGGCCGTATCCCCCGGGAGTTCATCCCCTCGGTGGACGCGGGCGCGCAGGACGCCATGCAGTACGGCATCCTCGCCGGCTTCCCCCTGGTGGGCGTCAAGCTCACCCTGGTGGACGGCCAGTACCACGAGGTCGACTCGTCGGAAATGGCATTCAAGATCGCCGGCTCGATGGCGATGAAGGAGGCGGCCCGCAAGGCCGACCCCGCTCTCCTTGAGCCGATGATGGCCGTTGAGGTCACCACCCCGGACGAGAACATGGGTGACGTCATCGGTGACCTCAACTCCCGTCGCGGCATCATCCAGGCGATGGAGGAGCGCGGCGGCACCCGCGTCGTCCGCGCCCTGGTGCCGCTGTCGGAGATGTTCGGCTACGTCGGCGACCTGCGGTCGAAGACCCAGGGCCGGGCTAGCTACAGCATGCAGTTCGACTCCTACGCCGAGGTTCCGGCCAGCGTGGCGAAGGAGATCATCGCGAAGGCCACGGGCGAGTAG
- the tuf gene encoding elongation factor Tu, producing the protein MAKAKFERTKPHVNIGTIGHIDHGKTTLTAAITKVLHDEFPDLNPYTPFDEIDKAPEEKARGITISIAHVEYQTSNRHYAHVDCPGHADYIKNMITGAAQMDGAILVVAATDGPMPQTREHVLLARQVGVPYIVVALNKSDMVDDEELLELVELEVRELLSNQEYPGDDLPVVRVSALKALEGDPEWTGKLLELMNAVDTAIPQPERETEKPFLMPIEDVFTITGRGTVVTGRAERGILKPNEEVEIVGIKEKSMKTVCTGIEMFRKLLDEARAGENVGLLLRGIKREDVERGMVVVKPGTSTPHTEFEATVYILSKEEGGRHTPFFQNYRPQFYFRTTDVTGVVTLPEGTEMVMPGDNTTMTVKLIQPIAMEDNLKFAIREGGRTVGAGRVTKIIK; encoded by the coding sequence GTGGCGAAGGCGAAGTTCGAGCGGACTAAGCCGCACGTCAACATCGGCACCATTGGTCACATCGACCACGGTAAGACGACGCTGACGGCGGCCATCACCAAGGTCCTGCACGACGAGTTCCCGGACCTGAACCCGTACACGCCGTTCGACGAGATCGACAAGGCGCCGGAGGAGAAGGCCCGCGGTATCACCATCTCCATCGCGCACGTCGAGTACCAGACGAGCAACCGGCACTACGCGCACGTCGACTGCCCCGGGCACGCCGACTACATCAAGAACATGATCACCGGCGCCGCGCAGATGGACGGCGCGATCCTGGTGGTGGCGGCGACCGACGGCCCGATGCCGCAGACCCGCGAGCACGTGCTGCTGGCCCGTCAGGTCGGTGTGCCGTACATCGTCGTGGCGCTCAACAAGAGCGACATGGTCGACGACGAGGAGCTCCTGGAGCTCGTCGAGCTCGAGGTTCGTGAGCTGCTCTCGAACCAGGAGTACCCGGGTGACGACCTGCCGGTCGTCCGGGTCTCGGCGCTCAAGGCCCTCGAGGGCGACCCGGAGTGGACCGGCAAGCTCCTGGAGCTGATGAACGCCGTCGACACCGCGATCCCGCAGCCGGAGCGCGAGACCGAGAAGCCGTTCCTGATGCCGATCGAGGACGTCTTCACGATCACCGGTCGGGGCACCGTGGTCACCGGCCGCGCCGAGCGCGGCATCCTCAAGCCGAACGAGGAGGTGGAGATCGTCGGCATCAAGGAGAAGTCGATGAAGACGGTCTGCACCGGTATCGAGATGTTCCGCAAGCTGCTCGACGAGGCCCGCGCGGGCGAGAACGTCGGTCTGCTGCTGCGGGGTATCAAGCGCGAGGACGTCGAGCGCGGCATGGTGGTCGTCAAGCCGGGCACCTCGACCCCGCACACGGAGTTCGAAGCGACGGTCTACATCCTCTCCAAGGAGGAGGGCGGCCGGCACACCCCGTTCTTCCAGAACTACCGTCCGCAGTTCTACTTCCGGACCACGGACGTCACCGGCGTCGTCACGCTGCCCGAGGGCACCGAGATGGTCATGCCGGGCGACAACACCACGATGACCGTGAAGCTGATCCAGCCCATCGCGATGGAGGACAACCTCAAGTTCGCGATCCGGGAGGGTGGCCGTACGGTCGGCGCTGGTCGCGTCACCAAGATCATCAAGTGA
- the rpsJ gene encoding 30S ribosomal protein S10 has product MAGQKIRIRLKAYDHEVVDSSARKIVETVTRTGAQVAGPVPLPTEINRFCVIRSPHKYKDSREHFEMRTHKRLIDIIDPTPKTVDSLMRLDLPAGVDIEIKL; this is encoded by the coding sequence ATGGCGGGACAGAAGATCCGCATCCGGCTCAAGGCCTATGACCACGAGGTCGTCGACTCCTCGGCTCGGAAGATCGTCGAGACGGTGACGCGTACCGGGGCGCAGGTCGCTGGCCCGGTGCCGCTGCCCACGGAGATCAACCGTTTCTGCGTCATCCGCTCGCCGCACAAGTACAAGGACTCGCGCGAGCACTTCGAGATGCGTACGCACAAGCGGCTGATCGACATCATCGACCCGACCCCCAAGACGGTCGACTCGCTCATGCGCCTCGACCTGCCGGCTGGCGTCGACATCGAGATCAAGCTGTAG
- the rplC gene encoding 50S ribosomal protein L3, giving the protein MDRQVKGILGAKLGMTQVWDNNRVVPVTVVQAGPCVVSQVRSAEKDGYSAIQLAYGAIDPRKVKKPISGHYAKADVAPRRHIVELRTTDAGEYAPGQEVTVAEFAPGVSIDVTGKTKGKGYAGPMKRHGFHGLRASHGVERKHRSPGSIGACATPGRVFKGTRMAGRMGGVRYTVQNLTVQAVDTENNLLLVRGAIPGPKGALVLVRTAAKTKVKKGGAAK; this is encoded by the coding sequence ATGGACAGGCAAGTAAAGGGGATCCTGGGCGCGAAGCTCGGCATGACCCAGGTCTGGGACAACAACCGCGTTGTGCCGGTGACCGTGGTGCAGGCCGGCCCGTGCGTCGTCAGCCAGGTTCGTAGCGCCGAGAAGGACGGTTACTCGGCCATCCAGCTGGCCTACGGCGCGATCGACCCGCGCAAGGTCAAGAAGCCGATCAGCGGCCACTACGCCAAGGCGGACGTGGCGCCGCGCCGGCACATCGTCGAGCTGCGCACCACGGACGCCGGCGAGTACGCCCCCGGCCAGGAGGTCACCGTCGCCGAGTTCGCCCCCGGCGTCTCGATCGACGTGACCGGCAAGACCAAGGGCAAGGGCTACGCCGGCCCGATGAAGCGGCACGGCTTCCACGGCCTGCGGGCCAGCCACGGTGTCGAGCGCAAGCACCGCTCGCCCGGCTCGATCGGCGCCTGCGCCACCCCGGGTCGTGTCTTCAAGGGCACCCGGATGGCCGGCCGGATGGGTGGCGTGCGCTACACCGTCCAGAACCTGACCGTCCAGGCGGTCGACACCGAGAACAACCTCCTGCTCGTCCGTGGCGCCATCCCCGGCCCCAAGGGCGCGCTGGTCCTGGTCCGTACCGCGGCCAAGACCAAGGTGAAGAAGGGCGGTGCGGCGAAGTGA
- the rplD gene encoding 50S ribosomal protein L4: MTAVDVIAVDGTKSSSVELPADIFDVQANVALMHQVVVAQLAAARQGTHKTKTRGEVSGGGKKPYKQKGTGRARQGSTRAPQFAGGGVVHGPVPRDYSQRTPKKMKAAALRGALSDRARAGQVHVVEAFVTGEKPSTKAALATLTKLTAARRVLVVLSSTDELNWVSLRNLRNARDSRVHLIEAGQLNTYDVLVADDVVFTKEALDEFLGVPAETTEEGGK; the protein is encoded by the coding sequence GTGACCGCGGTTGACGTGATCGCCGTCGACGGCACCAAGAGCAGCTCCGTCGAGCTGCCGGCCGACATCTTCGACGTGCAGGCCAACGTCGCGCTGATGCACCAGGTCGTGGTGGCCCAGCTCGCGGCCGCCCGGCAGGGCACGCACAAGACGAAGACCCGTGGCGAGGTCTCCGGTGGCGGCAAGAAGCCGTACAAGCAGAAGGGCACCGGTCGGGCCCGGCAGGGCTCGACCCGCGCGCCGCAGTTCGCCGGTGGTGGCGTGGTGCACGGTCCCGTCCCGCGTGACTACAGCCAGCGGACCCCGAAGAAGATGAAGGCCGCCGCCCTGCGTGGCGCCCTCTCCGACCGGGCCCGCGCCGGCCAGGTGCACGTCGTCGAGGCGTTCGTCACCGGCGAGAAGCCGTCCACCAAGGCGGCGCTGGCCACGCTGACGAAGCTGACCGCGGCCCGGCGGGTGCTGGTCGTGCTGAGCAGCACCGACGAGCTGAACTGGGTGTCGCTGCGGAACCTGCGCAACGCGCGGGACAGCCGGGTGCACCTGATCGAGGCCGGCCAGCTCAACACGTACGACGTGCTGGTGGCCGACGACGTGGTCTTCACCAAGGAGGCCCTGGACGAGTTCCTGGGCGTTCCGGCCGAGACCACCGAGGAGGGTGGCAAGTGA
- the rplW gene encoding 50S ribosomal protein L23 — translation MSTIADPRDIIVAPVVSEKSYSELNRNWYTFLVHPDANKTEIKIAIQQIFNVRVLTVNTLNREGKRKRTRTGFGQRKATKRAMVKLADGDRIEAFGGPVS, via the coding sequence GTGAGCACGATCGCTGACCCGCGCGACATCATCGTGGCGCCGGTCGTCTCGGAGAAGAGCTACAGCGAGCTGAACCGGAACTGGTACACCTTCCTGGTGCACCCGGACGCCAACAAGACCGAGATCAAGATCGCTATCCAGCAGATCTTCAACGTCCGCGTCCTGACGGTCAACACCCTCAACCGCGAGGGCAAGCGCAAGCGGACCCGTACCGGGTTCGGTCAGCGCAAGGCCACCAAGCGCGCGATGGTGAAGCTGGCTGACGGTGACCGTATCGAGGCCTTCGGCGGCCCGGTCAGCTGA
- the rplB gene encoding 50S ribosomal protein L2 — MAIRKYKPTTPGRRGSSVADFAEITRSTPEKSLLAPLPKKGGRNAHGRITTRHQGGGHKRQYRIIDFKRVDKDGVPAKVAHIEYDPNRTARIALLHYADGEKRYILAPKDLKQGDAVESGPTADIKPGNNLPLRNIPVGTTIHNVELRPGGGAKLARSAGVGIQLLGREGAYATLRMPSGEIRRVDVRCRASVGEIGNADQSNINWGKAGRMRWKGKRPTVRGVAMNPVDHPHGGGEGKTSGGRHPVNPKGKPEGRTRRKGQPSDRLIVRRRYATRKRG, encoded by the coding sequence ATGGCTATCCGTAAGTACAAGCCGACGACGCCGGGCCGGCGTGGTTCCAGCGTCGCCGACTTCGCCGAGATCACCCGGTCCACGCCGGAGAAGTCGCTGCTGGCGCCGCTGCCGAAGAAGGGCGGACGCAACGCCCACGGCCGGATCACCACCCGGCACCAGGGCGGCGGACACAAGCGTCAGTACCGGATCATCGACTTCAAGCGGGTCGACAAGGACGGCGTGCCGGCGAAGGTCGCGCACATCGAGTACGACCCCAACCGCACCGCGCGCATCGCGCTGCTGCACTACGCCGACGGCGAGAAGCGCTACATCCTCGCGCCGAAGGACCTCAAGCAGGGCGACGCCGTCGAGTCCGGCCCGACCGCCGACATCAAGCCCGGCAACAACCTGCCGCTGCGCAACATCCCGGTCGGCACCACGATCCACAACGTGGAGCTGCGTCCGGGTGGCGGGGCCAAGCTGGCCCGTTCGGCCGGCGTCGGCATCCAGCTCCTGGGCCGGGAGGGCGCGTACGCCACCCTCCGGATGCCGTCCGGTGAGATCCGGCGGGTCGACGTGCGCTGCCGCGCCAGCGTCGGCGAGATCGGCAACGCCGATCAGTCGAACATCAACTGGGGCAAGGCCGGCCGGATGCGGTGGAAGGGCAAGCGCCCGACCGTCCGTGGTGTCGCCATGAACCCGGTCGACCACCCGCACGGTGGTGGTGAGGGTAAGACCTCCGGTGGTCGCCACCCGGTCAACCCGAAGGGTAAGCCCGAGGGCCGTACCCGTCGCAAGGGCCAGCCGAGTGACCGGCTGATCGTCCGCCGTCGCTACGCCACGCGTAAGCGCGGCTGA